Within the Desulfatiglans sp. genome, the region CGGGCAGCCATTGCCCTATAAAAATCCTGATTTAAGTTCGGAAGAGCGGGCAAAGGATCTGATTTCAAGATTAACCCTTGAAGAAAAGGCCGCCCTGATGTGTGACGTATCGGATGCAATTCCCCGCCTAGGTATAAAAAAATTCAACTGGTGGAGTGAAGCACTGCACGGCCTCGCAAATAACAGTGATGTTACTGTTTTTCCTGAGCCAATAGGCATGGCAGCCTCATTTAATGATGAACTGGTTTATAAGATATTCAACGCAGTATCTGATGAAACCCGTGCCAAATACAATGAGTCGCAGCAAAAGGGGCTTGAAAACCGGCGTTTTTTGAGTCTTTCTGTATGGACACCCAATATTAATATCTTTCGTGATCCCCGCTGGGGCCGTGGTCAGGAGACCTATGGCGAAGACCCTTTCCTTATGTCCAGGATGGGTGTTTCAGTAGTAAAAGGGCTTCAGGGGCCTGGCGATGCAAAATACCGCAAACTGCTTGCATGTGCCAAGCACTATGCAGTGCATTCAGGGCCTGAATGGAGCCGCCACTCCCTTAACATCACAGATCTAGAACCAAGGGATCTTCATGAAACCTATCTGCCTGCATTCAAGGCCCTGGTTCAGGAGGCTGATGTCCGCCAGGTAATGTGCGCATATCAGCGTCTGAATGATGAACCATGCTGCGGTAATGAACGCCTGCTCCAGAAGATTCTTCGTGATGACTGGGGCTTTAAACATGTTGTTGTCTCCGATTGCGGAGCAATAGACGATTTTTACAGGAGCCATAAGGTCTCATCCGATGGGGTGCATGCATCTGCAAAAGGTGTTCTGGCAGGGACAGATGTGGAGTGTCAGTGGGCTAGTCACAACTATAAAAAACTCCCAGAGGCTGTTGAGAAGGGGCTTATAACCGAGGAAGAGATCAACACACGGTTGAAGCGTGTGCTGACCGGGCGTTTTGACCTGGGCGAGATGGATAATGATGAACTTGTTCCCTGGACTAAAATTCCGGTGTCAATCGTTAATAATGAAGATCACAGGAAACTCGCCCTTGATATGGCACGTGAATCAATGACGCTTCTTCAGAATAAAAACAATATCCTGCCCTTGAAAAAATCCATCAAAAGGCTGGCTGTTATCGGGCCTAATGCCGATGATAAACCGGTGCTGTGGGGGAACTATAATGGAACCCCCGTAAGGACGATCACAATCCTTGATGGCATCACATCAAAGCTTTCATCTAATAAAATTATTTATGACAAAGGCTGCGACCTTGTTGAAGATAAGGTTACTCAAAGCTATTTCGAGCAGTGTTCCTTTGAAGGTAAGAAGGGTTTTAAGGCTACCTACTGGAACAACCCTGACCTAAAGGGAGAAGTTGCTATCACACAGCAGATAGAAAACCCCATTAAACTAACAACCGCAGGGCAGCATGAATTTGCTTCAGGGGTCAAGCTTGAAGGTTTTTCAGCCAGGTATGAAACGGAATTCACCCCGTCCGTAACCGAGGAGATTGTATTCAAATGCG harbors:
- a CDS encoding glycoside hydrolase family 3 protein, with protein sequence MKILFLFIVSLFLSTSSFGQPLPYKNPDLSSEERAKDLISRLTLEEKAALMCDVSDAIPRLGIKKFNWWSEALHGLANNSDVTVFPEPIGMAASFNDELVYKIFNAVSDETRAKYNESQQKGLENRRFLSLSVWTPNINIFRDPRWGRGQETYGEDPFLMSRMGVSVVKGLQGPGDAKYRKLLACAKHYAVHSGPEWSRHSLNITDLEPRDLHETYLPAFKALVQEADVRQVMCAYQRLNDEPCCGNERLLQKILRDDWGFKHVVVSDCGAIDDFYRSHKVSSDGVHASAKGVLAGTDVECQWASHNYKKLPEAVEKGLITEEEINTRLKRVLTGRFDLGEMDNDELVPWTKIPVSIVNNEDHRKLALDMARESMTLLQNKNNILPLKKSIKRLAVIGPNADDKPVLWGNYNGTPVRTITILDGITSKLSSNKIIYDKGCDLVEDKVTQSYFEQCSFEGKKGFKATYWNNPDLKGEVAITQQIENPIKLTTAGQHEFASGVKLEGFSARYETEFTPSVTEEIVFKCGATGAFELVVNNKSITKYSNWRTLPARIPFKVEKGNKYNIEILYTQQNDWQASIEFDFGKEVDMDYNALIEKLEGTDLVVFAGGLSGNLEGEEMPVSYPGFKGGDRTDIELPMVQRNCLKALKEAGKKIIFVNCSGSAIALTPETETSDAILQAWYPGESGGQAVADVLFGDYNPSGKLPVTFYKSSNQINDFEDYSMKGRTYRYMNDALFSFGYGLSYTRFEIGEASVNRTIIKADETVRLTVPVKNSGKHDGTEVVQVYVRKMNDIEGPLKTLRGFKRVDIKTGKTGQVTIDLPPSSFEFYDREQRKMAVTQGEYEVYYGNSSDIKDLKPFKITVQ